A window of the Chloroflexus sp. Y-396-1 genome harbors these coding sequences:
- a CDS encoding ATP-dependent RecD-like DNA helicase: MHELDGTLERITFQSETNGYTVAQLRPTGKRHTVTIVGNLLGVRLGEQLILEGEWRDHPTHGRQFNVQRYRTRLPATIDGIRRYLGSGLIKGVGPATAKRITETFGKYTLDVLDREPERLCEVPGLGRKKAALIAEAWRAQQRIKDVMLLLQDLGLPTGVAVRIYRHYGDDALRVVQQEPYRLADEVDGVGFRTADAIAAGLGIARDDPRRIAAGLRYALGQASNDGHCYLPMVKLIERASSLLSVAKAAVSDVGAQMVATNQLWRDSVVTAVDPDQYPIYLPPLAFAEIGVANAVRRLLQQRSSMADHYASSRWELVFAHLTRRYGMNLSAQQRNAVRTALTTSVMLLTGGPGTGKTTSLRALVMLLRARGYRPLLAAPTGRAARRLSEATGIEARTIHRLLEYGPDGEFRRNADNPLDCDLLVTDEASMLDIVLANQLLKALPVGAHLVIVGDADQLPSVGPGRVLGDLIESGVVPQVHLDAIFRQAAGSGIAANARRINEGHLPEWGAHDDFYFFAADTPERCAALTVELVVERIPRRFGFDPRRDIQVLSPTHKGVAGVAALNTALQAALNPPRPGVAEYHSGGTIFRVGDRVIQQRNDYDRDVYNGDVGEVIAIKAEEQTVVVRFEDGRTIRYSGLDLDDLALAYALSVHKSQGSEYPVVVIPLLLAHQPLLQRNLLYTAVTRARQLVVIVGDRRAVATAVATTEVERRYTGLSVRLGRG; the protein is encoded by the coding sequence ATGCACGAACTTGACGGCACCCTCGAACGGATTACGTTCCAGAGCGAAACCAATGGCTACACTGTGGCCCAACTACGCCCTACTGGCAAGCGCCATACAGTGACGATTGTCGGGAATCTGCTCGGTGTCCGGCTTGGTGAGCAACTTATTCTGGAAGGGGAATGGCGTGATCATCCGACCCATGGTCGCCAGTTTAACGTCCAGCGGTATCGAACCCGTCTACCGGCAACGATTGACGGTATCCGTCGGTATCTGGGTAGTGGCCTGATCAAAGGTGTTGGGCCGGCTACTGCAAAGCGCATTACCGAAACGTTCGGGAAATATACACTCGATGTACTAGATCGTGAACCTGAGCGACTCTGCGAGGTACCAGGGCTGGGTCGCAAAAAGGCAGCGTTGATCGCCGAGGCCTGGCGGGCACAGCAGCGCATTAAAGATGTGATGCTGCTTCTGCAAGACCTTGGTCTGCCAACAGGGGTTGCTGTGCGTATCTACCGGCATTACGGCGATGATGCCTTGCGTGTGGTGCAACAGGAACCGTATCGGCTGGCCGATGAAGTGGACGGTGTAGGTTTTCGTACTGCCGATGCCATTGCGGCTGGTCTTGGTATTGCCCGCGATGATCCACGCCGGATTGCTGCTGGTTTGCGGTATGCTCTAGGTCAGGCCTCGAATGATGGTCACTGTTATCTACCGATGGTCAAGCTGATTGAACGGGCGTCCAGTCTCCTTTCTGTTGCAAAGGCTGCGGTCTCCGATGTCGGTGCGCAGATGGTAGCGACCAATCAGCTCTGGCGCGATTCGGTTGTCACTGCTGTTGATCCCGATCAGTACCCGATTTACTTGCCGCCACTCGCCTTCGCCGAAATTGGGGTAGCGAATGCAGTCCGCCGCCTTCTCCAGCAGCGTTCATCCATGGCCGACCACTATGCGTCCAGTCGCTGGGAACTCGTCTTTGCCCATCTGACCAGGCGTTACGGCATGAACCTTAGCGCGCAGCAGCGCAATGCGGTGCGTACTGCCCTAACAACATCGGTCATGCTACTAACCGGTGGGCCAGGCACCGGCAAAACCACCAGCTTGCGCGCCCTGGTTATGCTCTTGCGTGCTCGTGGCTATCGTCCACTACTGGCCGCTCCAACTGGACGGGCAGCGCGGCGGTTGAGTGAGGCGACCGGCATCGAAGCACGCACAATCCATCGCTTGCTTGAATACGGTCCTGATGGCGAATTCCGGCGCAACGCCGATAACCCGCTCGACTGCGATCTGTTAGTGACCGATGAAGCGAGTATGCTTGATATTGTGCTGGCGAATCAGCTTCTGAAAGCGCTGCCTGTCGGTGCACACCTCGTTATCGTTGGTGACGCCGATCAATTACCGAGTGTCGGTCCTGGTCGCGTTCTTGGCGATCTGATCGAGAGTGGCGTCGTGCCGCAGGTGCATCTTGACGCAATCTTTCGTCAAGCTGCCGGTAGTGGGATTGCTGCCAATGCCCGCCGGATCAATGAAGGTCATTTGCCTGAGTGGGGGGCGCATGACGACTTCTACTTTTTTGCTGCTGACACACCGGAACGTTGTGCGGCCCTGACGGTTGAACTCGTAGTTGAACGAATTCCTCGTCGCTTTGGTTTTGATCCGCGCCGTGATATTCAGGTTCTCAGTCCTACTCATAAAGGCGTGGCCGGGGTTGCTGCGCTCAATACAGCGCTTCAGGCCGCTCTCAATCCGCCTCGTCCTGGGGTCGCCGAATATCACAGCGGCGGGACCATTTTTCGAGTGGGTGATCGAGTGATCCAGCAACGCAACGATTATGACCGTGATGTCTACAATGGCGATGTTGGTGAAGTGATTGCGATCAAGGCCGAAGAACAGACCGTTGTCGTGCGCTTCGAGGATGGCCGCACGATACGCTACAGTGGCCTCGATCTTGATGACCTCGCCCTTGCGTATGCGCTCAGTGTTCACAAAAGTCAAGGAAGCGAATACCCGGTCGTGGTTATTCCGCTCCTGCTTGCCCATCAGCCATTATTGCAGCGCAATCTGCTCTACACGGCAGTCACCCGTGCTCGTCAATTAGTCGTGATTGTCGGGGATCGGCGAGCGGTTGCGACAGCGGTTGCCACGACAGAAGTTGAACGACGCTACACCGGGTTGAGCGTGCGGCTTGGGCGGGGGTGA
- a CDS encoding D-glycerate dehydrogenase produces the protein MNAVKPRVFVTRRLPDPALAILHEHCTVTLWDQIEVPIPRAELLRGVAEAEGLLCLITDRIDRDVIAAAPSLRAVSIMAVGYDNIDRAALAARGITLTNTPDVLTETTADLAWALMLAAARRVVEGHKLIEQGGWGPWHPMQMVGQDIYGRTLGVVGAGRIGRAVLRRGQGFAMRLLYHNRRPDPRLEAELGAVYRSLDDLLSESDVVVVTAPLTEATRGMFGAAQFARMKPTSVFVNVARGPLVREDELVAALRAGRPWAAGLDVFEREPLVPDHPLLTLSNVVLTPHIGSATVATRLRMATLAAENLVAVLHGQPTPHIVPVE, from the coding sequence ATGAATGCGGTGAAGCCACGTGTGTTCGTGACCCGCCGGTTGCCCGATCCGGCGCTAGCTATCTTGCATGAACACTGCACAGTGACGTTGTGGGATCAGATTGAAGTCCCGATTCCGCGCGCAGAATTGCTACGCGGGGTCGCTGAGGCAGAGGGGCTGCTCTGCCTGATTACCGACCGGATTGATCGTGACGTAATCGCTGCCGCCCCCTCTTTGCGCGCTGTATCCATCATGGCAGTAGGCTACGACAACATCGACCGGGCGGCTCTGGCTGCCCGTGGCATCACCTTAACCAATACGCCAGATGTCCTCACCGAGACAACTGCCGATCTGGCTTGGGCGCTCATGCTGGCTGCTGCTCGCCGGGTTGTTGAAGGTCACAAGCTCATTGAACAGGGTGGTTGGGGACCGTGGCACCCCATGCAGATGGTTGGGCAAGATATTTACGGGCGAACGTTAGGCGTGGTCGGAGCGGGCCGGATCGGTCGGGCCGTTCTCCGACGTGGGCAAGGCTTTGCAATGCGCTTGTTGTACCACAATCGCCGCCCTGATCCACGTCTCGAGGCCGAACTGGGTGCTGTGTACCGCTCACTCGACGATTTGCTGAGCGAGAGCGATGTTGTGGTAGTAACTGCTCCGTTGACCGAAGCGACAAGAGGGATGTTTGGCGCAGCGCAATTTGCCCGTATGAAGCCAACCAGTGTGTTCGTCAATGTTGCCCGCGGGCCTCTGGTACGCGAAGATGAACTGGTTGCCGCCTTACGCGCCGGTCGGCCATGGGCTGCTGGTCTCGATGTCTTCGAGCGTGAACCGCTTGTCCCTGATCATCCGCTGCTGACGCTGTCCAATGTTGTGCTCACACCGCACATTGGCAGTGCGACCGTTGCCACCCGCTTGCGAATGGCGACCCTGGCTGCCGAAAATCTGGTAGCGGTGTTGCATGGCCAACCGACGCCGCATATCGTTCCTGTTGAGTAA
- a CDS encoding lactate utilization protein, producing the protein MSRDQILAAIQISLHANRPLLLAEAMRVTHEPPPFVLPPQDDLADQFVNEVQKLEGKAYRVATAEEALAIIEQLMTETQARQVIGWDVDQIGLPGLAALLAAHGVTQAIADIRGEARQARLQELEPIPVCLSGVELAIAESGTLLLRHGPGRPRLASLLAPCHIAIVFERQLVRGLGEALTILLQRYGQEIFGPTSNLTFITGPSRTADIEMTLSLGIHGPPQLHVILVAEG; encoded by the coding sequence ATGAGCCGTGATCAGATATTAGCCGCTATTCAAATCAGCTTACATGCGAATCGGCCACTGTTATTGGCCGAAGCTATGCGTGTCACCCACGAACCACCGCCGTTTGTGTTACCCCCTCAAGACGATCTGGCCGACCAGTTTGTGAATGAGGTACAGAAGCTTGAAGGAAAAGCCTACCGTGTTGCAACTGCTGAAGAGGCGCTAGCAATAATCGAGCAACTGATGACCGAGACGCAGGCCAGGCAGGTCATTGGGTGGGATGTTGACCAGATTGGATTACCCGGCCTGGCAGCACTGTTGGCTGCCCATGGTGTCACTCAAGCCATCGCTGATATTCGCGGTGAAGCGCGGCAGGCGCGTTTGCAAGAGCTGGAGCCGATTCCGGTCTGTTTATCAGGGGTTGAGCTGGCGATTGCCGAAAGTGGTACGCTCCTGCTACGGCACGGCCCCGGTCGTCCGCGGCTTGCTTCTCTCCTGGCGCCGTGTCACATCGCGATTGTCTTTGAACGTCAGTTGGTGCGTGGTCTTGGGGAAGCACTGACCATACTGCTCCAACGTTATGGTCAAGAGATTTTTGGTCCCACCAGCAATCTCACATTCATTACCGGCCCATCGCGCACGGCTGATATTGAAATGACCCTCTCGCTGGGCATCCACGGGCCGCCCCAGCTTCACGTCATTCTGGTGGCTGAAGGTTGA
- a CDS encoding GNAT family N-acetyltransferase has translation MQISIHAERPDTADAQALIAELDAELAPLYPPTSQHGYSIEQLMREEVAFFVVRVNGEAVGCGGVQFYPDYGELKRMYVRPAFRGMGLAQRLIEHLIAFAAAHQCQLLRLETGILQPAALRCYERTGFYRIGPFGNYPDDPLSLFYERPIGVQG, from the coding sequence ATGCAAATTTCAATCCACGCCGAGCGACCCGACACCGCTGATGCACAAGCGCTGATTGCCGAATTAGATGCTGAGCTGGCGCCGCTCTACCCACCGACCAGCCAGCACGGCTATAGCATTGAGCAGTTGATGCGCGAGGAGGTTGCCTTTTTCGTTGTGCGCGTCAATGGTGAAGCGGTTGGATGTGGCGGGGTGCAATTCTATCCCGATTACGGTGAATTGAAGCGGATGTACGTGCGTCCGGCGTTTCGAGGCATGGGGTTGGCCCAGCGTTTGATCGAGCATCTGATTGCTTTCGCTGCTGCGCATCAGTGCCAACTGTTGCGGCTCGAAACCGGTATTCTGCAACCTGCTGCTCTTCGCTGTTACGAACGGACTGGATTCTATCGCATAGGGCCGTTTGGGAACTATCCCGACGATCCACTTTCTCTATTTTACGAGCGACCAATTGGAGTACAGGGATGA
- a CDS encoding LutB/LldF family L-lactate oxidation iron-sulfur protein, whose translation MTQTIAFYDRVDQALHDTALQTALNRATTRFVGNRVSAISALCEADRLRDQARAIRAYALAHLDELLPQLAANVEARGGHVCWASDGEEARRYIIELARARGVRSIVKSKSMASEEIHLNEALEHAGFEVVETDLGEYIIQLAGETPSHIIAPAIHKTREQVSALFEQHLGMPPTTEVPPMIRTARQALRQRFLRADMGISGVNFGVADSGAIVIVENEGNARLSTTVPRIHVAIMGIERIVARLADLGVMLQVLARSATGQKLSVYTSLICGSARPGEEDGPEEFHLVLLDNGRSRILGGQYAESLLCIRCGACLNACPVYQAIGGHAYGGVYSGPIGAILTPLLQPDLPDAYLLPQASSLCGACQEVCPVRIAIPDMLLRHRADAVRAGKAHPVEKAAIRGYTLTMTHPAIYRASGKAARLFSRILARKGRFRRLPPPLHLWTKQRDFPAPPSKTFRELWAEHRKQRSQNGA comes from the coding sequence ATGACGCAAACTATCGCGTTTTATGATCGGGTTGACCAAGCCCTCCACGATACTGCGTTGCAAACCGCGTTGAACAGAGCAACGACACGCTTTGTCGGTAATCGGGTCAGTGCCATCAGTGCGTTGTGTGAGGCTGATCGCTTACGCGATCAGGCGCGGGCTATTCGTGCTTATGCGTTAGCCCATCTTGATGAGCTATTGCCACAATTGGCCGCCAATGTCGAGGCACGCGGTGGTCATGTCTGTTGGGCCAGTGATGGCGAGGAAGCCCGTCGTTACATTATCGAACTCGCTCGTGCTCGTGGTGTGCGCAGTATTGTGAAGTCGAAATCAATGGCTTCCGAAGAGATTCATCTGAACGAAGCCCTGGAACACGCCGGGTTTGAAGTCGTTGAGACCGATCTAGGCGAGTACATTATCCAACTGGCCGGTGAAACTCCATCACACATTATTGCGCCCGCCATCCACAAAACCCGCGAGCAGGTGAGTGCACTGTTCGAGCAGCATTTGGGAATGCCGCCAACGACTGAGGTTCCGCCGATGATTCGCACAGCTCGTCAGGCGCTTCGACAACGCTTTTTACGGGCCGATATGGGGATCAGCGGAGTTAATTTTGGGGTGGCCGACAGCGGTGCGATCGTGATTGTGGAAAATGAGGGCAACGCCCGTCTTTCTACGACTGTACCACGCATCCACGTTGCGATTATGGGTATTGAGCGGATTGTGGCCCGTCTCGCCGATTTGGGTGTGATGTTGCAGGTGCTGGCTCGTTCGGCAACCGGTCAAAAATTGAGCGTTTATACCAGTCTGATCTGTGGTTCTGCCCGTCCCGGCGAAGAAGATGGTCCTGAGGAGTTTCACCTCGTGCTGCTCGATAATGGTCGTTCGCGAATTTTGGGTGGCCAGTACGCCGAGTCACTGCTCTGTATCCGCTGTGGTGCGTGCCTCAATGCCTGCCCGGTCTATCAGGCAATTGGTGGTCATGCCTATGGTGGTGTCTACTCTGGCCCAATCGGCGCCATTCTTACCCCTTTGCTGCAACCTGATCTGCCCGACGCTTACTTGTTACCGCAGGCAAGCTCGCTCTGTGGCGCTTGTCAGGAAGTCTGTCCGGTACGGATTGCAATTCCCGATATGCTGCTGCGTCATCGGGCTGATGCAGTACGGGCCGGGAAGGCGCATCCGGTCGAAAAGGCTGCGATTCGTGGTTATACCCTGACTATGACGCATCCGGCGATCTATCGAGCGAGCGGTAAGGCAGCGCGGCTGTTTAGTCGCATACTGGCTCGCAAGGGTCGCTTTCGCCGTTTACCGCCGCCGTTGCATCTCTGGACGAAGCAGCGTGATTTTCCGGCGCCGCCATCGAAGACGTTTCGTGAGTTGTGGGCAGAGCATCGAAAGCAACGATCCCAAAATGGAGCGTAA
- a CDS encoding (Fe-S)-binding protein, which translates to MTTGSRRITFFATCIVDQLYPTVGMAAACLLEQQGVNVDVPDDLLCCGQMAFNAGFRDDAYTIAGRTLEVLRGKGDVVLPSGSCAAMIRHLYHELFAHTPFAAAADELAHRTYEWSEYLVDVIGVTDVGAHFSGRITYHDACHGLRFLGLGKQARMLLNHVAGAEVVPLPGCDQCCGFGGLFAIKQASISTAMLERKLEAIESTKADLLVTGDVSCMTQIAGGLSRRQSAIRTRHLAEVLANMVDAR; encoded by the coding sequence GTGACTACTGGCAGCCGTCGCATTACTTTTTTTGCGACTTGTATTGTTGATCAGCTCTACCCAACGGTTGGGATGGCTGCGGCTTGCCTGCTTGAACAACAGGGTGTGAACGTTGATGTGCCTGATGACCTGTTGTGTTGTGGTCAGATGGCCTTTAACGCCGGTTTTCGTGATGATGCCTACACTATTGCCGGTCGTACATTGGAAGTACTGCGTGGGAAAGGTGATGTTGTATTGCCTTCAGGATCGTGTGCTGCAATGATCCGTCATCTTTATCACGAGCTATTTGCCCATACGCCGTTTGCCGCTGCTGCCGACGAACTGGCCCATCGCACCTACGAATGGAGCGAATATCTGGTTGACGTTATAGGGGTGACCGATGTCGGCGCACACTTTAGCGGTCGAATCACCTATCACGATGCCTGCCACGGGCTGCGCTTTCTAGGTTTGGGCAAACAGGCCCGCATGTTGCTAAACCACGTGGCAGGCGCCGAAGTAGTGCCACTTCCCGGTTGCGATCAGTGTTGTGGGTTTGGCGGTCTGTTTGCGATCAAGCAGGCCAGCATCTCGACAGCAATGCTCGAACGTAAATTGGAAGCGATTGAGTCGACAAAGGCAGACCTATTGGTAACCGGTGATGTTTCCTGTATGACGCAGATTGCCGGTGGGCTTAGCCGTCGTCAAAGTGCTATCCGCACCCGGCATCTGGCTGAAGTATTAGCGAATATGGTTGATGCACGGTGA
- a CDS encoding LysM peptidoglycan-binding domain-containing protein, translated as MRYQFWVCMIFLIVGASGIGLTACLPEPPRHNRPTFPVILDITPAPTIDIDATATAYAGAPRPTLTIAALYVVQVGDTLSAIAERFGVTVDELVAANNLTDPNVLQVGQTLLIPSLIATPRPSLTPTP; from the coding sequence GTGCGGTACCAGTTCTGGGTTTGTATGATTTTTCTTATTGTCGGCGCAAGTGGAATAGGATTGACCGCTTGTCTGCCCGAGCCCCCTCGGCACAATCGTCCGACCTTCCCAGTTATTCTCGACATCACGCCAGCACCTACCATCGACATTGATGCCACTGCAACTGCATACGCCGGTGCGCCGCGACCAACCCTTACCATTGCCGCCCTCTATGTCGTGCAGGTCGGTGACACGCTCAGTGCGATTGCAGAACGTTTTGGGGTGACAGTTGATGAACTCGTAGCTGCCAATAACCTCACCGATCCTAATGTTCTGCAAGTCGGTCAGACCCTGCTCATTCCATCGCTGATCGCTACACCAAGGCCAAGTCTCACTCCGACGCCATAA
- a CDS encoding glycosyltransferase family 9 protein: MRYVLLRLLAMIVKPFVRRSAVYPPRKVLLIKPDHLGDLLLATPALTALRTALPATHITALVGPWAATMWQHLAEIDELETLPFPGFDRFGPKPMILAPYLLLLRTAYRLRQQSYDAALILRDDHWWGAALALLAGIPQRIGFAHPLCTSFLTTALPYHSRQHVTRQALDIVAALTGTPAVSTPLRYTPTHVAQEWAIAWLQQQLKPDERLIIIHPGTGGPTKHWLRSHWITLIHGLNRPGRRILLTGSPNEAEELAAIIAAAPPGVLALSQELTIDRLAALFSQASLVIGVDSGPLHIAVSQGVPTIHLFGPSDPMRFGPWGDPQRQRVVSAGLPCSPCGVFAVCPRATNPPECMAAIDPAWVLSCVESLLVSQPTKGVYSFHPTRQR; the protein is encoded by the coding sequence ATGCGATACGTTCTGCTTCGCCTGTTGGCGATGATTGTCAAGCCATTTGTGCGCCGCTCAGCGGTGTATCCTCCCCGAAAAGTCTTGCTTATCAAGCCTGATCATCTCGGCGATCTCCTGTTGGCAACGCCAGCGTTGACTGCGCTGCGCACGGCGCTCCCTGCGACCCATATTACTGCGCTGGTCGGGCCGTGGGCGGCTACGATGTGGCAACATCTCGCTGAAATCGATGAGCTGGAGACGTTACCATTTCCGGGGTTTGATCGGTTTGGCCCTAAACCGATGATTCTCGCGCCGTACCTGCTTTTGCTTCGCACCGCCTATCGGCTTCGCCAACAGTCGTATGATGCCGCCTTGATTCTGCGCGATGATCACTGGTGGGGTGCGGCGCTCGCCCTTCTGGCCGGTATACCGCAGCGGATCGGTTTTGCGCATCCGCTCTGTACATCGTTCTTAACCACTGCACTCCCGTACCATTCCCGCCAACACGTTACTCGCCAGGCGCTTGACATTGTTGCCGCTCTTACCGGTACTCCTGCTGTTTCGACGCCATTGCGCTATACGCCGACGCATGTCGCACAAGAGTGGGCGATTGCCTGGCTCCAACAGCAGCTCAAACCCGATGAACGCCTGATTATTATCCATCCGGGCACCGGTGGGCCTACAAAACACTGGTTACGCAGCCATTGGATCACCCTCATTCACGGCCTGAACCGACCAGGACGCCGCATTCTGCTCACCGGTAGTCCGAACGAAGCCGAGGAATTGGCCGCTATCATCGCTGCTGCTCCACCCGGTGTACTTGCTCTCAGTCAGGAACTGACCATTGATCGTTTGGCAGCTCTGTTTAGTCAGGCGAGCCTGGTTATCGGGGTAGACAGCGGCCCGTTACACATTGCTGTCAGCCAGGGCGTTCCCACCATCCATCTCTTCGGTCCTAGTGATCCCATGCGCTTCGGGCCGTGGGGGGATCCCCAGCGCCAACGAGTGGTGAGTGCAGGTCTTCCTTGTAGTCCATGCGGGGTTTTTGCTGTCTGCCCACGGGCGACCAATCCACCCGAATGTATGGCCGCCATTGATCCAGCGTGGGTCTTGAGTTGTGTTGAGTCGCTGTTGGTCAGCCAGCCGACCAAGGGTGTTTACAGTTTTCACCCTACTCGGCAGAGGTGA
- a CDS encoding CpXC domain-containing protein — protein sequence MPSAPPQPVQLNCPSCGTRFRTLIYTLVDGGEQSELKAALLTGQLNIAVCPRCGMASMLSAPLIYHDAGKQLFLVYVPQELNSQPQEIDRFIGDASAFLLRALPNDAPRGYLLAPRRFLSLQSLIEAIYEADGVSVEDLRRQNRYVEILTELVNTVNQDEQFTAALQRYSAELTPEFFATLDAFINATNDAQAQMREMLVRVREKLLAYTARMTAQAAAEELNAAIERLRSATDEELSAVVQELRPLIDYSFFQLWTEQIEAASAAGDDTTAQKLTERRARILELVEAIDRAAQEMFERGSALIDAVLATPDPVAALRERAAEVDEGVLTVISASIAAAQHAGSDALVKQLEALASTAQDIINSRLSPEDRFINELLAQETTVEATRLLRKNMTRITPELARRLNERAAEAEKRANQADAERLRQLAREASALLF from the coding sequence ATGCCTTCGGCGCCTCCGCAACCAGTTCAACTAAACTGTCCATCTTGTGGAACTCGTTTCCGCACGCTTATTTACACGTTGGTAGATGGTGGTGAGCAATCTGAACTGAAAGCAGCTCTACTGACCGGTCAGCTTAATATTGCTGTTTGTCCACGCTGTGGCATGGCGAGTATGCTCAGCGCTCCGCTCATTTACCACGATGCTGGGAAACAGCTCTTTTTGGTCTACGTTCCGCAAGAACTCAACAGTCAACCGCAAGAGATTGATCGTTTCATCGGTGATGCGTCAGCATTTTTGCTCCGTGCATTGCCTAACGATGCGCCACGTGGCTATCTGCTTGCACCACGTCGTTTTCTGAGCTTGCAATCGCTCATCGAAGCAATTTACGAGGCCGATGGGGTTTCGGTGGAAGATTTGCGACGTCAGAATCGGTATGTCGAAATCCTCACCGAACTAGTGAACACTGTTAATCAGGATGAACAATTCACAGCGGCGCTGCAACGATACTCGGCGGAATTGACGCCGGAATTCTTTGCGACCCTGGATGCGTTCATTAACGCGACGAATGATGCACAGGCGCAGATGCGCGAGATGCTGGTACGGGTACGGGAAAAATTGCTCGCGTACACGGCGCGAATGACAGCCCAGGCAGCTGCTGAAGAACTTAACGCTGCTATTGAACGTCTGCGTTCGGCTACCGATGAAGAGTTGTCCGCCGTTGTGCAGGAGCTTCGTCCGCTGATCGATTACAGCTTCTTCCAGTTGTGGACCGAACAGATTGAGGCAGCTTCGGCCGCCGGTGATGATACGACCGCCCAAAAGCTTACCGAGCGTCGCGCCCGCATTCTGGAATTGGTGGAAGCAATTGACCGTGCTGCCCAGGAGATGTTTGAACGAGGAAGTGCTTTGATCGATGCTGTCCTGGCGACGCCCGATCCGGTTGCTGCGTTACGAGAACGGGCTGCGGAAGTTGATGAAGGGGTACTAACCGTCATTTCAGCGAGCATCGCTGCCGCACAGCATGCTGGCAGTGACGCTCTGGTCAAGCAACTTGAAGCATTGGCCAGCACAGCCCAAGACATCATCAACTCACGACTATCGCCTGAAGATCGCTTTATTAACGAGCTTCTGGCCCAAGAGACGACCGTTGAGGCAACGCGCTTGCTACGCAAAAACATGACACGAATTACGCCAGAGCTGGCCCGTCGGCTCAATGAACGTGCCGCGGAAGCGGAGAAGCGGGCGAATCAGGCCGATGCAGAACGTCTCCGTCAGCTTGCCCGTGAGGCCAGTGCACTCTTGTTCTAG
- a CDS encoding class I SAM-dependent methyltransferase, protein MRQSGLPPEYFERYDESDDRLFYLYPRLTAHIDKLACQAVTQLIREELPQGGCLLDLMSSYVSHLPSDIPLTRVVGLGLNEEEMRLNPQLHEYVIHDLNANPQLPFADATFDGVVCTVSVQYMTRPVEVFAEVARILKPGGPFIVTFSNRCFPSKAVRIWLATNDRQHLELVRCYFELAGGFTEIRCLDRSPHHWLSDPLYAVVGRRVV, encoded by the coding sequence GTGCGGCAGAGTGGTCTTCCACCAGAGTACTTTGAACGTTACGATGAGAGCGATGATCGGCTCTTCTACCTGTATCCCCGCTTAACAGCGCATATTGACAAGCTGGCCTGTCAGGCCGTTACTCAACTTATTCGTGAAGAATTACCGCAAGGTGGTTGTCTACTCGATCTGATGAGCAGTTACGTTAGCCATCTGCCATCCGACATTCCGCTCACCCGAGTAGTTGGGCTTGGTCTGAACGAAGAGGAGATGCGGCTCAATCCGCAGCTTCACGAGTATGTTATTCACGACCTCAATGCTAATCCTCAATTACCCTTTGCCGATGCCACGTTTGATGGCGTGGTCTGTACCGTCTCCGTTCAATACATGACTCGCCCGGTGGAGGTATTTGCCGAAGTGGCACGCATTCTCAAGCCGGGCGGTCCTTTCATCGTAACCTTTTCCAATCGCTGCTTTCCCAGTAAAGCAGTACGGATTTGGCTGGCGACTAACGACCGTCAACATCTCGAACTGGTACGCTGCTATTTTGAATTGGCCGGTGGCTTTACCGAAATCCGGTGTCTTGATCGTTCGCCTCACCACTGGCTTAGCGATCCACTCTACGCCGTAGTTGGGCGACGAGTGGTATAA